A genomic segment from Candidatus Korarchaeum cryptofilum OPF8 encodes:
- a CDS encoding acetate--CoA ligase family protein, whose product MNDLERLFNPSAIAVVGASKDPSKIGSQILRNLLSYGFKGKVYPINPTADELMGLKCYPKVSDVPDKVDVAVISVPSDKVLGVIDDCGKAGVKFAVVITSGFKEVGNEELEEELVRRAHSYGMRVLGPNIFGYLYAPARLNATFGPKDVLSGNVAFISQSGALGIALMGYTVVENIGISSIVSVGNKADLDDVDLLDFFDKDPNTGVIMIYLEGIAPGRGRMFIDVASRVSLRKPIIVIKAGRTEVGARAAASHTGSIAGSVAIYESAFKQSGILMAKSVEDAFDWTKALSWNPIPEGERLIVLTNGGGAGVQSTDTFADNGIYLSKPPESLIQEIKKFVPPFASFANPIDITGMAPDDWYYMGTLAALKNPDVDALTVLYCQTAVTTPIGVAKGIVDAIKEAGNSKPVTVGMVGGPEVAEAVSFLNKQRIAAYPTPERASSAMSALYAYARARSYVMKSLAVR is encoded by the coding sequence ATGAACGACCTAGAGAGGCTATTCAACCCATCAGCTATAGCCGTAGTCGGGGCATCGAAGGACCCCAGCAAGATAGGGTCCCAGATTTTAAGGAATCTCCTGAGCTATGGATTCAAGGGGAAGGTCTATCCGATAAACCCAACTGCAGATGAGTTGATGGGGCTCAAATGCTACCCTAAGGTATCTGACGTGCCTGATAAAGTCGATGTAGCTGTGATATCCGTACCCTCCGATAAAGTACTGGGAGTAATAGATGACTGCGGTAAGGCCGGAGTTAAGTTCGCTGTCGTGATAACTTCAGGGTTCAAGGAGGTGGGGAATGAGGAGTTGGAGGAGGAGCTGGTGAGGAGGGCTCACAGCTATGGGATGAGAGTACTTGGACCCAACATATTCGGCTACCTCTACGCTCCAGCTAGGCTCAACGCTACCTTCGGACCTAAAGATGTGCTCTCAGGGAATGTAGCTTTTATCTCGCAGAGCGGGGCACTGGGGATAGCTTTGATGGGGTATACGGTAGTTGAGAACATAGGGATCTCATCCATAGTGAGTGTGGGTAATAAGGCGGATCTGGACGATGTGGATCTCCTCGATTTCTTCGATAAGGATCCGAACACCGGTGTTATAATGATATACTTGGAGGGGATAGCCCCCGGCAGGGGGAGGATGTTCATAGATGTCGCCTCAAGGGTGAGCTTGAGGAAGCCCATAATCGTGATAAAGGCCGGCAGGACCGAGGTAGGCGCCAGAGCTGCTGCAAGCCATACGGGATCGATTGCAGGGAGCGTAGCTATTTATGAGAGCGCTTTCAAGCAGAGCGGGATTCTGATGGCTAAAAGTGTTGAAGACGCTTTCGATTGGACGAAAGCGCTCTCATGGAACCCAATCCCGGAGGGAGAGAGGCTCATCGTCCTAACTAATGGAGGAGGGGCCGGTGTCCAATCGACTGATACTTTCGCCGATAATGGAATTTACCTCAGCAAGCCTCCAGAGAGCTTAATTCAGGAGATAAAGAAATTCGTCCCGCCCTTCGCTTCCTTCGCGAATCCGATAGATATTACGGGGATGGCTCCGGATGATTGGTATTACATGGGAACCCTAGCTGCCCTCAAGAACCCTGATGTAGATGCCCTGACCGTCTTATATTGTCAGACCGCAGTAACGACACCTATAGGGGTCGCTAAGGGGATAGTGGACGCTATAAAGGAAGCTGGGAACAGCAAACCAGTGACAGTGGGAATGGTCGGGGGCCCCGAGGTAGCTGAAGCTGTTAGCTTCCTTAACAAGCAGAGGATAGCTGCCTACCCCACCCCGGAGAGGGCTTCCTCAGCTATGTCAGCTCTTTACGCATACGCTAGGGCCAGGAGCTACGTGATGAAGAGCCTGGCCGTGAGGTGA
- a CDS encoding methylenetetrahydrofolate reductase, translated as MEIGIEIVPSNLPKFLRSLSSVIGHANFISLPECPFGRPLPSPLILSVVAKGLGLEVIPNYRVMDRSELGFISEIMALSEVGIRRVVIVRGDLPSIGMPTSLNPVRAIELIKEHGIDIEVGVATYTKPNEALRAKIEAGADFVVTQPIQDVGELSELLDFLGDIPLYTMIMPGMEDLDLNVLREMGLNEVRNVDYKALLQDISRTKVRGVIISSPKGVSKALEILR; from the coding sequence TTGGAAATAGGCATAGAGATAGTACCCTCGAATCTCCCGAAGTTTCTCAGGTCCCTCTCGAGCGTCATAGGCCATGCTAATTTCATCTCCCTCCCAGAATGCCCCTTCGGGAGGCCCCTCCCTTCCCCCCTAATACTCTCAGTAGTGGCTAAGGGCCTGGGGCTTGAGGTCATCCCGAACTATAGAGTAATGGATAGGAGTGAGCTGGGTTTCATCTCTGAGATAATGGCCCTCTCAGAAGTCGGCATAAGGAGGGTAGTCATAGTGAGGGGAGATCTACCATCCATAGGGATGCCCACATCCCTGAATCCTGTGAGGGCCATAGAATTGATAAAGGAGCATGGTATAGATATTGAGGTGGGTGTAGCGACATATACCAAGCCCAATGAGGCCCTGAGGGCGAAGATAGAGGCTGGAGCCGATTTCGTCGTCACCCAGCCTATACAGGATGTCGGGGAGTTATCCGAGCTGCTCGACTTCCTCGGGGATATCCCCCTCTACACTATGATAATGCCGGGGATGGAGGATCTCGATCTCAACGTTCTCAGGGAGATGGGACTGAATGAAGTGAGGAATGTAGATTATAAGGCTCTCCTCCAGGATATAAGCAGGACTAAGGTGAGGGGTGTTATCATAAGCTCTCCCAAGGGGGTATCTAAAGCCCTGGAGATCCTGAGGTGA
- a CDS encoding 2-isopropylmalate synthase: MAYVSDFNSVARFGVPERVRIFDTTLRDGEQTPGVSLTCSEKIEIAEALNELGVDAIEAGFPITSEGEAESVREIARSIAEIKSVSRAEICALARSNFKDIDIAVDSGVDSIHVFIATSPLHREYKLKMSKEDVLRRAVEAVEYAKSRGVIVEFSAEDATRTELDFLIQVFKAVEEAGADRVDIPDTVGVMTPVAMKYLVSRVVSELRIPVSVHCHNDFGLAVANSLAAVEAGAQQAHVTVNGLGERAGNASLEQFVASLHYLYGVKTRIDLTKLREVSELVEKLTGIQVPPNYPIVGDNAFSHESGIHVHGVLEHPGTYEPLMPEAVGMRRRIVLGKHTGRHAVEDAVRKLGYDARGEEIEEIMRRVKDYGDRGIKVTEKLFGRIVAEVIGGREGARKLEVGEWLVVTGSGITPSAWIRAKVGGRDIRSWGWGVGPVDALSNALRSVEGIPNFRLSRFKLNATSKGTDAPGEVYVKIESNGITAEGYGISEDIVRASLEALLDSLNKVMSDENSSGEDTE; encoded by the coding sequence ATAGCCTACGTATCGGATTTCAATTCCGTAGCCAGATTCGGAGTTCCCGAGAGGGTGAGGATCTTCGATACTACGCTTAGGGATGGGGAGCAGACACCTGGCGTCTCCTTAACTTGCAGTGAGAAGATCGAGATAGCTGAGGCTTTAAATGAGCTGGGAGTCGATGCGATAGAAGCTGGATTTCCGATAACATCTGAGGGCGAAGCCGAGTCCGTGAGGGAGATAGCTAGGTCTATAGCTGAGATAAAATCGGTGAGCAGGGCTGAGATATGCGCTCTCGCTAGATCCAACTTCAAAGATATAGATATAGCTGTGGACTCTGGAGTGGATTCCATTCACGTTTTCATAGCCACTTCTCCGCTTCACAGGGAGTATAAACTCAAGATGAGCAAGGAGGATGTTTTAAGAAGGGCTGTAGAGGCAGTGGAATATGCTAAATCCAGAGGTGTCATTGTGGAATTCTCAGCTGAGGATGCGACGAGGACTGAGCTCGATTTCCTGATCCAAGTTTTCAAAGCCGTTGAAGAGGCTGGCGCGGATAGAGTGGATATCCCGGATACTGTGGGAGTGATGACTCCAGTGGCTATGAAGTACCTCGTCTCCAGAGTCGTCAGCGAGCTCAGAATTCCTGTAAGTGTGCACTGCCACAATGACTTCGGTTTAGCTGTAGCTAATTCCTTGGCAGCTGTAGAGGCTGGAGCTCAACAAGCTCATGTGACCGTGAACGGACTGGGGGAGAGGGCTGGAAACGCCTCTCTGGAGCAGTTCGTAGCCTCCCTTCACTACCTCTACGGGGTCAAGACTAGGATCGATCTGACGAAGCTCAGGGAGGTATCTGAACTCGTGGAAAAGCTGACTGGCATCCAGGTCCCGCCCAACTATCCAATCGTCGGGGACAATGCTTTCTCCCATGAGTCGGGGATACACGTGCACGGGGTCCTGGAGCATCCGGGGACTTACGAGCCCCTGATGCCAGAGGCCGTGGGGATGAGGAGGAGGATAGTCTTAGGGAAGCACACCGGGAGGCACGCTGTAGAGGACGCCGTCAGGAAGTTGGGATACGATGCTAGGGGTGAGGAGATAGAGGAGATAATGAGGAGGGTGAAGGATTACGGAGATAGGGGCATAAAGGTCACGGAGAAGCTGTTCGGCAGGATAGTGGCTGAGGTCATAGGGGGAAGGGAGGGCGCTAGGAAGCTAGAAGTGGGGGAGTGGCTCGTCGTCACTGGTAGCGGGATCACTCCATCAGCTTGGATAAGGGCCAAAGTTGGAGGAAGGGACATAAGGAGCTGGGGTTGGGGAGTCGGTCCCGTCGATGCCCTATCCAATGCTCTGAGATCGGTAGAGGGCATACCTAATTTCAGGCTCTCTAGGTTCAAGCTCAACGCTACTAGCAAGGGGACGGACGCCCCTGGAGAGGTTTACGTTAAGATAGAGAGCAATGGGATCACTGCTGAAGGATACGGGATAAGCGAGGATATAGTAAGAGCTAGCCTGGAGGCCCTGCTGGATTCCCTGAACAAGGTGATGAGCGATGAAAACAGCAGTGGAGAAGATACTGAGTAG
- a CDS encoding CDC48 family AAA ATPase, giving the protein MVRKQNPGDDEKESRDVTLIVADIIKQADFGRGIVRLDPEIMKQLDLTSGDYLRIYGSRVTHCRVMPSVSMDVGTRYIRMDKIVKGNAGVRTGDKVRVRPVDIGEASKVVLAPQDHMIRVAPDFHTWVKRRLLDFAVTKGDVVLIPIFQRFISLIVVSLTPGTYGKIGPNTIIEVRESPVELARVVLPTITYEDIGGLREEIQRIREMVELPLRHPELFRHLGIDPPKGVLLYGPPGTGKTLLAKAVANESNAHFISISGPEIMSKYYGESEKRLREIFEEAEKNAPSIIFIDELDSIAPNRNEVTGEVERRVVAQLLALMDGLKGRGEVIVIGATNRPEAIDPALRRPGRFDREIEIGVPDREGRKEILLIHTRNMPLADDVDLDRLADITHGFVGADLAALVREAAMAALRRVLPKIDLDAESIPLEVLEELKVTNEDFFEALKLVQPSALREISIEIPNVTWDDVGGLEDVKRELREVIELPLKNPDAFRRMGIDPPRGVLLYGPPGCGKTLIAKAVANESEANFISVKGPELLSKWVGESEKAVRMIFRKARQVTPAIVFIDEIDSLFPKRGVHADSGVSERVVSQMLTEIDGIHPLRDVVVIGATNRPDLIDPALLRPGRLERLVYVGPPDFQSRYQILKVLTRKVPLAKDVDLRSIALMTERYSGADLAALVREAAMAALREDINAERVEPRHFEIAMSRVKPSLTDEILKYFEEIKKTLRAVTIPEERKEETYVY; this is encoded by the coding sequence TTGGTCAGAAAACAAAATCCCGGGGATGATGAAAAGGAGAGCAGGGATGTGACTTTGATAGTAGCTGATATAATAAAGCAGGCTGATTTCGGCAGGGGAATAGTCAGATTAGATCCGGAGATCATGAAGCAACTGGATCTGACTAGCGGGGATTATTTGAGGATCTATGGATCCAGGGTCACCCACTGCAGGGTGATGCCCTCGGTCAGCATGGATGTGGGCACTAGGTACATAAGGATGGATAAGATAGTGAAGGGCAACGCTGGAGTTAGGACGGGAGATAAAGTGAGAGTGAGACCCGTGGATATAGGGGAGGCATCTAAGGTAGTATTGGCTCCCCAGGACCACATGATAAGGGTCGCCCCCGATTTCCACACCTGGGTGAAGAGGAGGCTCCTGGACTTCGCCGTGACGAAAGGGGATGTGGTGCTCATACCCATATTCCAGAGGTTCATATCCCTCATAGTCGTCAGCTTGACCCCCGGAACTTATGGGAAGATAGGGCCAAACACTATAATAGAGGTCAGGGAGTCCCCCGTTGAGCTCGCGAGGGTAGTGCTCCCCACGATAACTTATGAGGACATAGGAGGACTAAGGGAGGAGATACAGAGGATAAGGGAGATGGTAGAGCTTCCTCTTAGGCATCCTGAGTTATTCAGGCACTTGGGAATAGATCCACCTAAGGGAGTATTGCTCTACGGTCCTCCCGGGACCGGCAAAACTCTGCTAGCTAAGGCTGTGGCTAATGAGAGCAACGCCCACTTCATAAGTATCTCAGGCCCCGAGATAATGAGCAAGTACTATGGTGAGAGCGAGAAGAGGCTCAGGGAGATATTCGAGGAGGCTGAGAAGAATGCTCCATCTATAATATTCATAGATGAGCTAGATTCCATAGCTCCAAATAGGAATGAGGTTACAGGTGAGGTTGAGAGGAGAGTAGTGGCTCAGCTATTGGCTTTGATGGATGGATTGAAGGGGAGGGGCGAAGTAATAGTAATAGGAGCTACTAACAGGCCTGAAGCCATAGATCCGGCTTTGAGGAGGCCCGGGAGGTTCGACAGGGAGATAGAGATAGGAGTGCCCGATAGGGAGGGGAGGAAGGAGATACTGCTGATACATACGAGGAACATGCCCCTAGCTGATGATGTGGATCTCGATAGATTGGCCGATATAACTCACGGCTTCGTAGGAGCTGATCTAGCCGCTTTGGTAAGGGAGGCAGCTATGGCAGCGTTAAGGAGAGTATTACCTAAGATAGATCTCGATGCCGAGAGCATACCACTGGAGGTGCTTGAGGAGCTTAAGGTAACGAATGAAGACTTCTTCGAAGCCCTGAAGCTCGTTCAACCATCTGCCCTCAGGGAAATATCGATAGAGATACCGAACGTCACTTGGGATGATGTTGGAGGGCTTGAGGATGTTAAGAGAGAGTTGAGAGAAGTCATAGAGCTTCCTCTCAAGAATCCGGATGCATTCAGGAGGATGGGAATAGATCCTCCCAGAGGCGTCCTTCTCTACGGACCTCCGGGATGCGGCAAGACGCTTATAGCTAAGGCTGTGGCTAATGAGAGTGAGGCCAACTTCATAAGCGTCAAAGGGCCAGAGCTCCTCAGCAAGTGGGTTGGGGAGAGCGAGAAGGCAGTCAGGATGATATTCAGGAAGGCCAGGCAGGTCACTCCGGCTATAGTCTTCATAGATGAGATAGACTCCCTGTTCCCGAAGAGGGGTGTACATGCTGATTCTGGGGTTAGCGAGAGAGTAGTGAGTCAGATGCTGACTGAGATAGATGGCATACACCCGCTCAGGGATGTGGTGGTCATAGGAGCTACTAACAGGCCCGATCTGATAGATCCGGCTTTATTGAGGCCAGGAAGATTGGAGAGGCTAGTTTACGTTGGCCCTCCGGATTTCCAGTCCAGATACCAGATACTGAAAGTGTTGACGAGGAAAGTGCCTCTAGCTAAGGATGTAGATCTTAGGAGCATAGCTTTAATGACGGAGAGGTACAGCGGTGCTGATCTAGCTGCTTTAGTAAGAGAAGCAGCTATGGCAGCCCTAAGGGAGGATATAAATGCTGAGAGAGTGGAGCCGAGGCACTTCGAGATAGCGATGAGCAGGGTGAAGCCGAGCTTGACGGATGAGATATTGAAGTACTTCGAGGAGATAAAGAAGACCCTCAGGGCTGTGACCATACCGGAGGAGAGGAAGGAGGAGACTTACGTCTACTGA
- a CDS encoding tetrahydromethanopterin S-methyltransferase subunit H produces the protein MEPALMVASIFYKGDRRVSDHGRGIFDEEGERRLVENDLQAARSLNIPYALDVIISSTEAAEPYLKFASSFNVPIFVDGISPEVRIRSYRKVKELGIQDLAVANAIYPDAGREELEAIRESGIRSAVLVAFDPRDALESMKKEKKLKMIRENLLPKAEEAGLNDFMIDVVVLDPASLHIAAESLSFLKEHGYKVGCAPANALSFLSKKRYGDDAYPMLISALAYLRIRGADFLIFGPAGRLSGIAKGMALLESFLALEKGVPRDKLRKHPFVILKELQRTFQEVSKG, from the coding sequence ATGGAGCCGGCCCTTATGGTAGCTTCTATCTTCTACAAGGGGGATAGGAGGGTCTCAGATCACGGAAGGGGGATATTCGATGAGGAAGGGGAGAGGAGATTAGTAGAGAATGATCTACAGGCAGCTAGATCTCTCAACATCCCCTATGCCTTAGATGTCATAATATCATCGACGGAAGCCGCTGAGCCTTATCTGAAGTTCGCCTCAAGCTTCAACGTCCCCATATTCGTCGATGGCATAAGCCCTGAGGTGAGGATACGCTCCTACAGGAAAGTTAAGGAGCTGGGGATTCAAGATCTAGCTGTAGCGAATGCTATTTACCCGGATGCTGGGAGGGAGGAACTTGAAGCTATAAGGGAATCCGGAATAAGGTCAGCAGTACTAGTGGCCTTCGATCCTAGGGATGCTCTGGAGAGCATGAAGAAGGAGAAAAAGCTCAAGATGATCCGTGAAAACCTCCTGCCTAAGGCTGAAGAAGCCGGATTGAATGATTTCATGATAGATGTAGTGGTCTTAGACCCAGCTTCCCTCCACATAGCTGCGGAATCCCTGAGCTTCCTCAAGGAGCACGGATACAAGGTAGGCTGCGCCCCAGCCAATGCCCTATCATTCCTGAGCAAGAAGAGGTATGGGGATGATGCATATCCAATGCTGATATCAGCTCTAGCCTACTTGAGGATTAGAGGTGCCGATTTCCTCATATTCGGACCCGCGGGAAGGCTAAGCGGGATAGCGAAGGGGATGGCCCTCTTAGAGTCATTCCTAGCCTTGGAGAAGGGGGTTCCGAGGGATAAATTGAGGAAGCATCCTTTCGTCATCCTAAAGGAGCTTCAAAGGACATTTCAAGAGGTTTCAAAGGGATAA
- a CDS encoding FprA family A-type flavoprotein encodes MTFIVREIAEGVILFRILNRVTEKFENFWPIPRGTSYNFYIVRGKDRTALIDGADIRFSDEFFRALEERIKVEEIDYVITQHAEPDHSGTLAEVMRRASGAELLGTKQALAIGASLSNYPLERAREIKDNERLELGGKTLRFVVAPMIHWPDTMMTFLEEDRILFTCDLFGSHGASEKVYFDEDYFELADYYASILMPFPAMVANALQKVRALEPRILAPSHGALHRHVDSILRTYEDWASWKPKGRALIVIGSQYGNSEILAREAADGFREEGIEATLVDSSYAHPDDLLALTLESSAILIVSATHNGRPFLGVRYYLDLLEEYKPKNRVFGVIGTFGWGGGAGKYIKDFLESLKIPVVAYMEAKGKPGERELREARELGKLLAIEAKKLLK; translated from the coding sequence GTGACGTTCATCGTGAGGGAGATCGCCGAGGGCGTCATCCTCTTCAGGATATTGAATAGAGTAACGGAGAAGTTTGAGAATTTCTGGCCAATTCCCAGGGGTACATCTTACAATTTTTATATAGTGAGGGGAAAGGATCGAACAGCTCTCATAGATGGGGCCGATATAAGATTCTCCGATGAGTTCTTCAGGGCCTTAGAGGAGAGGATAAAGGTAGAGGAAATAGATTATGTGATAACTCAGCATGCAGAACCCGATCACTCCGGTACTCTGGCTGAAGTTATGAGGAGGGCCAGTGGAGCTGAGTTACTGGGCACTAAACAGGCTTTAGCTATAGGAGCCTCTCTCTCAAATTATCCGCTTGAGAGAGCTAGGGAGATAAAGGATAACGAGAGGCTCGAGCTCGGTGGAAAGACCCTGAGGTTCGTAGTGGCCCCTATGATACACTGGCCCGACACCATGATGACCTTCCTGGAGGAGGATCGCATACTATTCACATGCGACCTCTTCGGATCTCACGGAGCGAGCGAGAAGGTCTACTTCGATGAGGATTATTTCGAGCTCGCAGATTATTACGCCTCAATACTCATGCCTTTCCCAGCCATGGTAGCTAACGCTCTCCAGAAGGTGAGAGCTCTAGAGCCGAGGATCTTGGCCCCGAGCCACGGCGCCCTTCACAGGCATGTAGATTCCATACTGAGGACTTATGAGGATTGGGCATCTTGGAAGCCGAAAGGCAGAGCTTTGATCGTAATAGGAAGCCAATATGGGAACTCGGAGATCTTAGCGAGGGAGGCTGCTGATGGATTCAGGGAGGAGGGGATCGAGGCCACTCTAGTCGATAGCTCTTACGCCCACCCCGATGATCTGCTAGCGCTCACGCTGGAGTCATCAGCTATCCTCATAGTGTCCGCTACTCACAATGGGAGGCCCTTCCTAGGAGTGAGGTATTATCTGGATCTTCTGGAGGAATATAAGCCCAAAAATAGGGTCTTTGGCGTCATAGGGACTTTCGGGTGGGGAGGAGGTGCTGGTAAGTACATAAAAGATTTCTTGGAATCCCTCAAGATTCCAGTAGTAGCTTATATGGAGGCCAAGGGGAAGCCCGGGGAGAGGGAGCTCAGGGAGGCAAGGGAATTAGGGAAGCTCCTCGCTATTGAGGCTAAGAAGCTCCTGAAGTGA
- a CDS encoding 3-isopropylmalate dehydratase large subunit, translating into MKTAVEKILSRASGRDAEAGDIVEAEIDVYMIHDPMGALVDDALRDSCGEPRHPERVVAVQDHFVPAKDIESANLSKRLREFCSKWGVKHHYDVRWGICHVVLPEEGHAAPGDVIVGTDSHMPTLGALGTFSVGIGATEMAAALIMGKLWFRVPETILVKLDGSLPEMVFAKDIILKLISMIGVDGANYKALEFNGSILKVMEMDERFVLTNMSVEAGAKTAIIPVDDVTLSYLNGRLRRAPRPEYSDDGSHSDEISIDVSSLEPLVAIPHSPANVKPASEVDAEIDQAFIGSCTGGRLKDLEVAARILRGRRVKEGVRLIVIPASRRIYLEALRRGIIDILIESGATIGPPSCGPCLGAHLGVLAEGEVAISTSNRNFRGRMGHPESRVYLASAATVAASAVEGRIVDPRVIA; encoded by the coding sequence ATGAAAACAGCAGTGGAGAAGATACTGAGTAGGGCATCAGGTAGAGATGCTGAAGCCGGAGATATCGTTGAGGCCGAGATAGATGTTTACATGATTCACGATCCCATGGGGGCTCTAGTTGATGATGCTTTGAGGGATTCATGCGGGGAACCGAGGCATCCAGAGAGAGTGGTAGCTGTCCAAGATCACTTCGTTCCGGCTAAGGATATAGAGTCAGCTAACCTCAGCAAGAGGCTCAGGGAGTTCTGCTCGAAGTGGGGAGTTAAGCATCATTACGATGTGAGATGGGGCATATGCCACGTGGTCCTGCCTGAGGAGGGTCACGCAGCCCCGGGTGATGTCATCGTGGGCACGGATTCCCATATGCCCACTCTAGGGGCCTTGGGGACTTTTTCGGTCGGAATAGGGGCTACTGAGATGGCAGCAGCATTGATCATGGGGAAGCTCTGGTTCAGGGTTCCCGAGACTATCTTAGTTAAGTTGGATGGCTCCCTCCCCGAGATGGTCTTCGCTAAGGACATCATATTGAAGCTCATCTCTATGATAGGAGTAGATGGGGCTAATTACAAAGCTCTAGAGTTCAATGGGAGCATTTTGAAGGTTATGGAGATGGATGAGAGGTTCGTCCTCACGAACATGTCCGTCGAGGCCGGAGCTAAGACTGCGATAATACCTGTCGATGATGTGACGCTCTCCTACCTGAATGGGAGGTTGAGGAGGGCTCCCAGGCCTGAGTACTCCGATGATGGGAGTCACTCTGATGAGATCTCCATTGATGTAAGCTCACTGGAGCCACTAGTTGCGATCCCGCATTCGCCTGCAAATGTCAAACCGGCTTCCGAGGTGGATGCTGAGATAGATCAGGCTTTCATAGGCTCCTGCACCGGAGGGAGGCTGAAGGATCTCGAGGTAGCGGCCAGGATCCTCAGGGGGAGGAGGGTCAAGGAGGGGGTTAGGCTCATCGTGATACCCGCGAGCAGAAGAATATACCTAGAGGCCCTGAGGAGAGGTATAATCGATATATTGATTGAGAGCGGAGCTACAATAGGACCTCCTAGCTGCGGTCCCTGTCTTGGGGCCCATCTCGGAGTTCTGGCTGAGGGGGAGGTAGCTATATCCACATCCAACAGGAACTTCAGGGGGAGGATGGGCCATCCGGAGTCGAGAGTGTATTTAGCCAGCGCAGCCACAGTAGCGGCTTCCGCCGTTGAAGGCAGGATAGTGGATCCGAGGGTGATAGCGTGA